The proteins below are encoded in one region of Aspergillus nidulans FGSC A4 chromosome III:
- a CDS encoding uncharacterized protein (transcript_id=CADANIAT00006461): MPSSQPASSHITTAPPKAVKPLASKSKPLEPKAPESKPSDSNVPEPVEPEAKAPETKSFKEALVNGAGDGDKQTDSSNSTSPSSFQSDSIRDSSPNTSRSNSSSSSQPTKEETDKDTEKNIKERNKQEQEKDTTTIPIVSKHCAVTSKRLPATNVSIEKSGVARCNVVDGATSDTSIKDFHEYTPMQQHILFWDRDRDGQIYPYDTYRGFRDLGFNILFSFLAVLIINLNFSYPTRLAHSFLPDPRFRVYVDSIYKAKHGSDSGSFDAEGRFIPQHFEDMFAKYDGDQDGALTFGELFNMMHGNRCAADPFGWGAAFFEWVTTWLLIQKDGKVYKDDLLGVYDGSLFWKIAKARKSPQGWSQGFGLGGDGFLGGVKVI, encoded by the exons ATGCCATCGTCCCAACCTGCGAGTTCCCATATAACCACCGCACCGCCAAAGGCTGTCAAGCCATTGGCTTCGAAGTCAAAGCCATTGGAGCCTAAGGCGCCCGAATCAAAGCCCAGTGACTCGAATGTGCCTGAGCCAGTGGAGCCAGAGGCCAAGGCACCGGAGACAAAGTCTTTCAAGGAGGCTCTAGTGAACGGTGCCGGTGATGGTGATAAGCAAACCGACAGCTCGAACTCGACTTCACCGTCGTCTTTCCAGTCCGATTCTATCAGGGATAGCAGCCCTAATACCTCACGATCGAACTCCAGTTCCAGTTCCCAGCCTACGAAAGAAGAGACCGACAAAGACACTGAGAAGAACATCAAGGAAAGGAacaaacaagaacaagaaaaagacACTACCACCATCCCCATCGTATCCAAACACTGCGCCGTGACCTCCAAGCGcctcccagcaacaaatGTCTCAATTGAAAAGTCCGGCGTTGCTCGATGCAATGTTGTCGATGGCGCTACCTCTGATACCTCCATAAAGGATTTCCATGAATAC ACACCCATGCAACAacatatcctcttctgggaccgcgaccgcgacgGCCAGATCTACCCATATGATACGTACCGGGGCTTCCGGGACTTGGGCTtcaacatcctcttctccttcctcgccgtGCTGATTATCAATCTGAACTTCTCGTACCCGACACGGCTCGCGCACTCGTTTCTCCCGGATCCCCGTTTCAGAGTTTACGTGGATAGCATCTACAAGGCGAAACATGGATCCGACTCTGGTAGTTTTGATGCCGAAGGCCGCTTTATCCCGCAGCATTTCGAGGACATGTTTGCCAAGTACGATGGAGATCAGGACGGAGCGCTGACGTTTGGGGAATTGTTTAATATGATGCACGGGAACCGGTGTGCGGCAGATCCGTTTGGG TGGGGCGCCGCTTTCTTCGAATGGGTCACAACGTGGCTGCTTATCCAGAAGGACGGAAAAGTTTACAAGGACGATTTACTCGGTGTATATGAT GGTTCGCTGTTCTGGAAGATCGCCAAGGCGAGAAAGTCTCCCCAGGGCTGGTCCCAGGGATTCGGGTTGGGCGGAGATGGCTTTCTTGGGGGTGTTAAAGTGATTTAA
- a CDS encoding uncharacterized protein (transcript_id=CADANIAT00006462) — protein MAWVGQGRMGRLNAHDDWVRQHRIEKLASRNLTSLLVVRVDPEQRPGATRRYGKRGPGDISRANQSRLADRVRECKAQHGRRCHQSGLSPGRETASFGRPFFTCAPRSTACRPPSTLLLLERWITLSSTGTTVSCSSILPASSFPRVRRVMRSNKRPRPAGNNAVFRLVSFPDPSPPAMSEQRAEPSAAPAPPAAPSARTATDPVLPLTPSEPSTPGSKIPIPRVSQLRAYGNRRVKRACIECRKQKTKCNGQTPCSRCIGLGMDCVYMDGKREVTEKRLHDLERQVQAYDRLLQEIQPRVDSQDRDLILRTRAQDPAHVDPTPHGSTHTPSFGIEYIQEDFHKDKGLQAIGFMGGPSEMSWINELYQVLEKDTPFLDSEASNKSQSLTSVCYFLDDEELSLEPNIDPYGRPPRHIADQLLDCYFFTVHPSFPIIAKMPFMQQYEMYYTRTDIQPTKRWLTILNLVFALASKFAQLVSKPWIAEADSPMACFTRARKLNYSESQLLEHPNLQQVQVEGLTAFFLMAIGHINRSWRACGVSVRSAIALGVNLRSESKETSTLSKEIRYRVWWSIYTLENTLSIMTGRPTSAPDKYSTTPLPIPFDEEQFREPLASRLLTDFRMRTDYMLALTSQRRGSLSVWDPPRLGHTGFGQEPRPGPTEISPSNSFYFFYFVELTVIMRRAIDSLYSPGFARRPWLTISASIMDLVQETDEWLSRVPAVFQWRGSHPSPHFERQRWSLAFRFYSLRIALSRPSLCRSERQRSPNEASALSQQRIARICINSACELLDMLPDKPDALWLVQVSPWWCVLHYLMQSITVLLIEMEFCVRFHADGASHITLHLEKGLDWLLSLGTISVPSRRAWEVCNSIYNRLFFGPGPRASMLSDLRVFSPEQESRSSTMTSPTAMSPAYEATEFNEGKAFGEPFPKLPHNMTVHPSIQTPYDDISLYKNTS, from the exons ATGGCCTGGGTCGGCCAGGGGCGAATGGGCAGGCTGAATGCGCACGACGATTGGGTTCGTCAGCACAGGATCGAGAAGCTCGCTTCCAGGAACCTGACGAGCCTGCTCGTCGTGCGGGTGGATCCCGAGCAAAGGCCGGGGGCGACTAGGAGATATGGCAAGAGAGGACCAGGGGACATTAGCCGGGCCAACCAGAGCCGCTTAGCTGATCGCGTGAGGGAGTGCAAGGCCCAGCACGGAAGGCGGTGCCACCAATCGGGACTTAGTCCCGGCCGGGAGACCGCCAGCTTTGGTCGCCCATTTTTCACCTGTGCTCCTCGGTCAACGGCTTGTCGACCTCCATCAACGCTTCTGCTGCTAGAGAGATGGATCACTCTTTCCTCAACCGGGACGAccgtctcctgctcttctatTCTTCCCGCTTCGTCGTTCCCCCGCGTTCGTCGTGTCATGCGATCGAATAAGCGCCCTCGCCCCGCCGGCAACAATGCGGTCTTCCGTCTCGTCTCGTTCCCCGACCCTTCACCCCCAGCCATGTCTGAGCAGCGAGCAGAGCCGTCAGCggcgccagcgccgccggCGGCTCCGTCTGCGAGGACGGCCACCGACCCGGTGCTGCCCTTGACCCCGTCGGAGCCGTCGACTCCCGGCTCCAAGATCCCGATCCCCCGCGTTTCCCAGCTTCGAGCGTACGGCAATCGACGGGTCAAGAGGGCCTGTATCGAGTGTCGCAAGCAAAAGACGAAATGTAACGGGCAGACCCCGTGCAGCCGCTGTATCGGTCTTGGCATGGACTGCGTTTACATGGACGGGAAACGGGAAGTGACGGAAAAACGGCTCCATGATCTGGAAAGGCAGGTGCAGGCTTACGACCGACTGCTGCAGGAAATCCAGCCGCGCGTTGATAGCCAGGACCGGGATCTGATTTTGAGAACCCGAGCTCAG GATCCAGCACATGTCGACCCGACGCCACACGGCTCGACACATACCCCGTCGTTTGGTATCGAGTATATCCAGGAGGATTTCCACAAGGACAAGGGGTTACAAGCGATTGGGTTCATGGGCGGGCCCTCGGAGATGTCGTGGATTAACGAGCTGTACCAGGTTCTGGAGAAGGACACCCCTTTTTTAGACTCGGAGGCGTCGAACAAATCGCAGTCTCTCACATCGGTCTGCTACTTCcttgacgacgaagagctcTCCTTGGAGCCCAATATTGACCCGTACGGCCGGCCGCCGCGTCACATCGCCGACCAGCTGCTCGACTGCTATTTCTTCACCGTCCATCCATCCTTTCCGATCATCGCAAAAATGCCGTTTATGCAGCAGTATGAGATGTATTATACGCGGACAGATATCCAGCCGACGAAACGGTGGCTGACCATCCTGAATCTGGTCTTTGCGCTGGCGTCCAAGTTTGCGCAACTCGTCTCGAAGCCGTGGATTGCAGAAGCGGACTCGCCGATGGCCTGTTTCACCCGAGCGCGGAAGCTGAACTATTCGGagagccagctgctggaacATCCTAATCTGCAACAGGTCCAAGTTGAAGGGTTGACCGCGTTCTTTTTAATGGCCATCGGACATATCAACCGCTCCTGGAGAGCTTGTGGCGTTtccgtccgctcagccatTGCCCTTGGGGTCAATCTGCGCAGCGAGAGTAAAGAAACGTCCACGCTCTCAAAGGAGATCAGGTACCGGGTGTGGTGGTCGATTTACACGCTTGAGAACACACTATCGATCATGACTGGGCGACCGACGAGTGCACCGGACAAGTACAGCACGACGCCGCTGCCGATTCCCTTTGATGAGGAGCAGTTTCGAGAACCGCTAGCGTCGCGACTGCTAACGGACTTTCGTATGCGCACCGATTATATGCTTGCACTGACGTCCCAGCGGCGGGGGAGTCTCAGCGTCTGGGATCCTCCGAGATTGGGTCATACCGGGTTTGGGCAGGAACCACGGCCGGGTCCGACGGAAATCTCCCCAAGCAATTCCTTTTATTTCTTCTACTTCGTAGAACTCACCGTCATCATGCGGCGGGCCATCGACTCGCTCTACAGCCCTGGGTTTGCACGCCGGCCGTGGCTAACCATCAGCGCCTCCATCATGGATTTGGTCCAGGAGACCGACGAGTGGCTGAGCCGGGTCCCTGCCGTGTTCCAGTGGAGGGGCAGCCATCCCTCGCCTCACTTCGAACGTCAGCGGTGGAGTTTGGCCTTTCGGTTCTACAGTCTACGCATTGCCCTCAGTCGACCCTCGCTGTGTCGCTCAGAGCGGCAGCGGTCCCCCAACGAAGCGTCGGCGCTCAGTCAGCAACGGATAGCGCGGATATGCATCAACTCTGCATGCGAGCTGCTGGATATGCTGccggacaagccagatgcgCTCTGGCTCGTCCAAGTGTCGCCCTGGTGGTGCGTGCTGCACTATCTTATGCAGTCGATCACCGTGCTTCTAATAGAAATGGAATTTTGCGTTCGGTTTCATGCCGACGGAGCATCTCATATCACCTTGCATCTGGAGAAGGGTCTGGACTGGCTTCTTAGCCTGGGTACAATCAGCGTTCCTTCTAGGCGAGCCTGGGAAGTTTGCAACAGCATCTACAATCGTCTCTTCTTCGGACCGGGCCCCCGAGCGTCCATGCTGTCGGACCTGCGCGTTTTCTCGCCTGAACAGGAGTCGCGTAGCTCCACGATGACTTCTCCAACCGCCATGTCTCCAGCCTATGAAGCGACAGAATTCAACGAAGGAAAGGCATTTGGCGAACCGTTCCCGAAACTTCCGCATAACATGACGGTCCATCCTTCCATCCAGACGCCCTACGATGACATCTCGCTCTACAAGAACACAAGTTAA
- a CDS encoding uncharacterized protein (transcript_id=CADANIAT00006463), producing MSVVPDKILSLPKQPFRDPAGIILHLLCDAEETKNANTVVMWHQSSAATDSYRPSRQSQKRHGFSLHCSKPTKSPNRIWKETRSDGKNDVNMTIHTWTNMTENREVYALESIHCEQRPFFQSPKAKDVMTVSGTMAGRHLLSVVLESFSVLLTC from the exons ATGTCTGTAGTTCCCGACAAGATACTCAGTCTGCCAAAGCAGCCATTTCGGGACCCAGCAGGTATTATCCTGCATTTACTTTGCGATGCGGAAGAAACCAA GAATGCCAACACAGTTGTCATGTGGCACCAGTCGTCAGCTGCTACGGATAGCTACCGGCCGAGTCGACAGAGTCAGAAGAGGCATGGATTCTCACTCCACTGCAGCAAGCCTACAAAATCACCAAACCGGATTTGGAAGGAAACTCGCAGCGATGGAAAGAATGATGTCAACATGACGAT CCATACTTGGACAAATATGACCGAGAACCGTGAGGTTTATGCTTTAGAGTCCATACACTGTGAGCAACGTCCATTCTTCCAAAGCCCCAAGGCCAAGGATGTCATGACCGTCAGCGGCACCATGGCCGGTAGACATCTCTTATCTGTCGTGCTGGAATCGTTCTCCGTACTGCTCACTTGCTGA
- a CDS encoding FAD-dependent oxidoreductase (transcript_id=CADANIAT00006464), with product MGILCAGSNHRAFDRLASIGIAPIESVGSVSNVREILEITFWSKKPNHYTGFIQWRMTVTNAKSILIARAHEVDAIDVSGVKTGEAVSRTVLLVQCERFVYQQCLSLLPPTLTTSHFTRPHHRGNMDPVLIVGAGIVGLTLGQALKQKNIPFVIYERDPHPDSRGQGWAITLHWALQYIEALVPSETLQRIQDAQVDPEVARNDNGNFLFINLATGEPKFKIPPSKRWRVNREKMRRALLAGIEEHVHFDKRVDGVTFTEDGRPQLLFCNGDVEEHVAGKLVVGMEGSRSTVRRFLRPDAYRNVQLPVRFIGVAVDLTDDEVAPLRNMDPLLFQGCHPETGVYLWFSILESPANNVNGLWRVQINLSWPVKTADDEVPKTDKERLALMKKRAAGFVPFLYETVQRIPDGTPVVEVSLADWECLPWDNRDGKVTLASDAAHAMVMYRGEAANHGLLDIFHLIEAIATIYAGGDQKVAIDEYEREMRERTAPAVRLSRQACLEAHVWDQLNEGNENKPQQATENYNNRNGHGTAHESACYQPN from the exons ATGGGCATCTTGTGCGCC GGTTCCAACCACCGCGCATTTGATAGATTGGCATCAATCGGCATTGCGCCCATCGAGAGCGTCGGCAGCGTCAGCAATGTCCGTGAGATTCTGGAAATCACGTTCTGGAGCAAGAAGCCAAACCATTACACTGGTTTCATCCAGTGGAGGATGACAGTCACCAACGCAAAATC GATCCTAATAGCAAGGGCACATGAGGTTGATGCT ATCGACGTGAGCGGGGTCAAGACGGGCGAAGC GGTCTCGCGGACTGTCCTATTGGTGCAGTGCGAGAGATTCGTATATCAGCAGTGTCTCAGCTTACTTCCTCCCACTCTGACAACATCCCACTTTACGCGACCTCACCACCGTGGGAACATGGACCCAgtcctcatcgtcggcgCTGGTATAGTCGGCCTGACTCTCGGACAGGCCCTCAAACAG AAAAACATCCCATTTGTAATCTACGAGCGAGACCCCCACCCCGACAGTCGTGGCCAAGGATGGGCTATAACTCTGCACTGGGCATTGCAATACATTGAGGCCCTCGTTCCCTCTGAGACCCTGCAACGCATCCAAGACGCCCAGGTAGACCCTGAAGTTGCTCGGAACGACAATGGCaatttcctcttcatcaatcTGGCGACCGGCGAGCCGAAATTCAAAATCCCACCTTCGAAAAGGTGGCGCGTGAATCGGGAGAAAATGCGCAGAGCATTACTGGCCGGGATTGAAGAGCATGTGCATTTCGACAAACGGGTGGACGGAGTGACGTTTACAGAGGACGGGCGGCCGCAGCTCTTATTCTGTAACGGTGACGTAGAGGAGCATGTCGCCGGAAAGCTGGTAGTGGGCATGGAAGGCAGCCGGTCGACGGTGCGGCGCTTCCTTCGACCCGATGCCTACCGTAACGTCCAGCTTCCGGTACGATTTATTGGGGTCGCAGTTGATCTGactgatgatgaggttgCTCCGCTGCGAAATATGGATCCCTTGCTCTTCCAAGGCTGCCATCCTGAAACGGGGGTCTACCTCTGGTTCTCAATCTTGGAGTCACCAGCGAACAATGTCAACGGACTCTGGCGCGTACAGATCAACCTCTCCTGGCCTGTGAAGACAGCAGACGACGAAGTGCCCAAAACTGACAAAGAGAGGCTCGCGCTTATGAAGAAGCGAGCGGCTGGGTTTGTGCCGTTCCTGTACGAAACCGTCCAGCGCATTCCCGATGGGACGCCGGTCGTTGAGGTCAGCCTCGCCGACTGGGAGTGTCTGCCGTGGGATAACAGAGATGGCAAAGTTACCTTGGCCAGCGACGCCGCACACGCCATGGTCATGT ACCGCGGCGAAGCAGCAAACCAcggccttctcgacatctttcACCTAATCGAAGCCATCGCGACTATCTATGCTGGGGGAGACCAAAAGGTCGCCATCGATGAGTACGAACGTGAGATGCGCGAGCGCACG